Proteins found in one Ctenopharyngodon idella isolate HZGC_01 chromosome 16, HZGC01, whole genome shotgun sequence genomic segment:
- the gem gene encoding GTP-binding protein GEM — translation MTLLASMRRHSIRVQHHLHRWSICGTDGGQLLSDGFAHSDIGMSRSSSCSSASSDSALSTESPTPSSVGPFTVVLLGDNGVGKSALASIFAGASDSMGSECELYGGEVFEQIITVDGERATVTLLDMWDSQDEDSWTQERCLQTGDAFIIVYAITDRSSFLRASDLRIKLRREREADRTPIILVGNKCDLVRCREVSISEGRESAAVFDCKFIETSAAMQHNVWPLFEGIIRQLRLRRDSLEALTRRCSLQKRRESLPKKAKRFINKLVAKKNKQAAFKLKSKSCHDLMSL, via the exons ATGACCCTGCTGGCGAGCATGCGGCGCCACAGTATTCGCGTTCAGCATCACCTGCACCGGTGGAGCATCTGCGGGACGGACGGTGGGCAGCTGCTGAGCGATGGTTTCGCGCACTCCGACATCGGTATGTCCCGTTCCAGTTCCTGCTCGTCCGCCTCTTCAGACTCCGCTCTCTCAACCGAGTCTCCGACTCCATCTTCGGTCGGACCCTTCACTGTTGTCCTGCTCGGAGACAACGGCGTTGGGAAGTCCGCGCTCGCCAGTATATTCGCTGGGGCGTCAGACAGCATGGGCAGCGAATGCGAGTTGTATGGAG GTGAAGTATTTGAGCAGATAATTACAGTAGATGGTGAGAGGGCCACCGTTACCCTACTCGACATGTGGGATTCACAG GATGAGGACAGCTGGACGCAGGAGCGATGTTTGCAGACAGGAGATGCTTTCATTATAGTTTATGCCATTACAGATCGTTCAAGCTTCCTTCGCGCATCAGATCTTCGTATTAAGCTCCGGCGTGAACGCGAGGCTGACCGCACTCCAATCATCCTGGTTGGCAATAAATGTGACCTGGTCCGCTGCCGAGAAGTGTCCATTAGTG AGGGTCGTGAGTCTGCTGCTGTCTTTGACTGTAAGTTCATTGAGACGTCAGCAGCAATGCAACACAACGTCTGGCCGCTGTTTGAGGGCATCATCCGCCAGCTCCGTCTACGAAGAGACAGCTTGGAGGCTCTCACCAGGCGTTGTTCTCTTCAAAAGCGTCGGGAGAGTCTCCCAAAGAAAGCGAAGCGGTTCATTAACAAACTGGTTGCTAAGAAGAACAAGCAAGCAGCTTTCAAACTCAAGTCTAAATCGTGTCATGACCTGATGAGTCTGTAG